Below is a genomic region from Gadus macrocephalus chromosome 14, ASM3116895v1.
TCACGTGCATCCCATCATACGTCGACTGGAGTGAGCTGTTAGGGCggcgtgtggctcaggaggcacaggtcgctggttcgatccccggctcctcctagccgagtgtccgggtgtccccgagcgagacgcctcaacccgactgctcccgacgagctggctgtcgccctgcgtggctgacaccaccgtcggtgtgtgaacgtttgcatgtgtgcatgaacgggtgaatgttaggcgatattgtaaagcgctttgagaggCCACTGGCTAGAGAAGCGCAGTATGATTGCAGTTCATTCATTCAGTCTGTGGTTCTGTTTTCCCCTCTAGGGCTTCCTCACCCCTTTGCCATCACGGTGTTCGAGGACAGCCTGTACTGGACGGACTGGCACACCAAGAGCATCAACAGCGCCAACAAGTTCACGGGCAAGAACCAGGAGATCATCCGCAACAAGCTGCACTTCCCCATGGACATCCACACGCTGCACCCGCAGAGGCAGCCCGCAGGTGGGGGGACGGTCTGGCAGACAATAGGCCCACTGGTGATTCATCCAGATCAGCGTTCATTAGGTCCAGAAgcatgagggttagggttaaagatGGACCTTTTGGATGAAGAAGAGACGAGAACATtttgggaggggaggagaaggggaaaaGTTGAGGGCGAGACGGAgtgagtggggggagaggagaggtgtgaGAAGttaagggggggagagagagagagaaggggagggaggagaagggaaaggagtgagtgagaggagtagaggagaaTTACAGAGAAGGAGAACCgagcgagaggagaggaaacGAGTGTGCAGAAGGACAGGTGGAAGGAGGCAGACACTTTCTTGGCCTCGCAGCCCCGGGGGCCCGAGCAAAGTACGGAATTTCCGTTCCCCCTTTCACCGCTGTCTCCGGTTTTTAAGCAGGGCTGCTCTGGTCTCTCCCCCTTTGTCTCGCCGTGACGCTGTGTCTTCTCGCCACTCTCTCCCAGGGGGGCGGAACCGCTGTGGTGCCAACAACGGGGGCTGCAGCCACCTCTGTCTCCCTAGCAACAAGACGTACATGTGCGCATGCCCCACGGGCTTCAAGAAGGTCGACCACTCCAACTGTGCCAAAAGTGAGTATTCTCCCCGTAAGAAGGGCTGTAGTATGTTAAGTGGGTTGTAGACGTGTCGTAGACTTGATGTTGTGGATTGTTACCTTTTGATTTAATATGTTAGATTCACCGGTCAACATTAATTTAATTacattaaattgtatttgtgtagCCCTTAATCAAAGGTACACTCTCAAAAGTCTTAAGGCCATCTATATATATGACACAACATTGTGAATTTAGCTTCTAGATTtatacaaataatacaaatgtaaaGAAAAACGTCCCCAAAAAAAAGAAGGCAATTCTTATAATACTTCTAAGATGATATTAATTCCGGGAATCGTCAGAGACACCCAACACGTCTGCATTCCTTTATTAATCCTCGGTGTCGGTTTACCGCAAATATTTGATGTTCATGGGACCTGCGGTCGTATCAGGCCTTCCCGTGCGTACCTGGGACTGAACGCCCCTGTCGCTAACCGCCCGCCTCCCAGGGAGGACACACTATCCCGGGCGCTTTGTGCTCCAGTATCCCTTTCATAAATAAGGCTTCGGCCGTATTCCCTGACAGGACTGGTTTAGAGGTGTAATAACAATAAAGCTGATGCGTTCAGCGCTAAGCACGAAAAAATTAGTCCCTAGTCCCTTAAGGCCATGAAGTAATAAAATACCGACGCAGCGAGACAAACGAGGAACGTCATACTTTGTGATGATAAAGACGTAGGGAAAATTAttactgatgttttattcttttGCTAATTGTAATGGATGAGGAAACTGGAGAGCTGAAATAGGGAGCTAAAAATTAAGAAGTAAAAGGGGTTGCATAAAACATGTTGTCATGGGAAAACATTGTGATTTATTACAAATTCCAATAGGCCAAATCACCTTTTTTTATAAAGAGAGAAATGCATAGAAAAGCTAAATAACGTTGTTATTGTAGAACAAAATGTctagcgttgtgtgtgtgttagtgttgttgttgctgtgctCTATGTtgacccccttccccccctcccctccaatgGTTAAACCTAGAACACTGACAGAAGACCTCTGGTCTTTAATCAGGTCTTGACAAGTTCCTGCTTTTTGCCCGAAGGACGGACATCCGACGGATCAGCTTCGACACCGAGGACATGTCGGATGACGTCATCCCTCTGGCCGACGTGCGCAACGCTGTGGCCCTGGACTGGGACAGCAAGGAGGGCTACGTGTACTGGACCGACGTCACCACTGACTCCATCAACAGGGCCTTGTGGAACGCCACCAAGCAGGAGGTTAGTAGCCCGCCAAGCACTCTAGTCCCCTCCCCGTCCACCGCCCTGCGACATGACGAGCATAGATAAGCCATTGCACCACAGTGTTTTACAACCACAAATAAGTCACAATTTGTCACATTTGCCAAAGCGTGAATACATTGTTTTATTAATGCTACAGTGCCACCTATAGGTGAGGATACGGAATTACAACTGTTGTCGTTCAAAGCTTTGTGAGTTGGACGACTTGGTCAATCTGATGTATTGGTCTTACTCTTCATTAGGTGGTGGTGGACACCAGTCTGGAGAGTCCTGCTGGCCTGGCCATCGACTGGGTGACCGACAAGCTCTACTGGACCGATGctggtaaaaaaatatatacatatatataaaatggcACTGAATGTACGCAATGTTTATCCTGCCCCTTTTgaatgccataaatgtaaatgtgtgtatgtatatacactTATGTATAGATTTGATTTTGTATGCTAAATTAATATCTGACATCAGACAAAGTCCCCGTGGTGTTAAGTATTTGCTCTGGCTCCTGATTTGTGTCTCAGGAACGGATCGCATCGAGGTGTCCAACGCGGACGGGACTATGAGAACCGTGCTGATCTGGGAGAACCTGGACCGGCCCAGGGACATCGTGGTGGACCCCATAGGAGGGTGAGTCGCCCGTCAACAACAACCACCGGTTTATGAACCAAACACACCAGGGCACGCAGAGAGTGAGGTACCGCTCTGGAACCGTGCATGTCTAGATCGATAGAGAGACGGATAGACGGATACTTTAGTGATCACCTCCGGGAAACGCAGGTATCCAGCAGCTCACAAAGGCAGTCAACAGATTATTCAAGGTCAATAAAAATGGAGGAATCTTGCACATAATTACAATGGCATTTAACAAAGAGCCAgaggtgtgtgtatgaataaaTAGATCAGGATGTCCCCTGATGCAGTCTGATGGTTCCGACCCCCTCAGGCTCATGTACTGGACCGACTGGGGCGCCAACCCCAAGATCGAGCGGGCGGGGATGGACGCGTCGGACCGCCTGGTGATCATCTCGTCCAACCTGACGTGGCCCAACGGCCTCGCCATCGACTACGAGACGCAGCGCCTCTACTGGGCCGACGCCGGCACCAAGGTCATCGAGTTCGGGAACTTCGACGGCACCGACCGACAGGTACGTGCCGTTTGTCGGATTGTCTAAATGTTCGATAATGACGTCAGAGTGCTGACGACGAATATGATAACAActatcagaaaaaaaaaatatgttaaaaaaaaaaaaaaaaaaaacatttttggaGCCTGGATTTGATCCACTCACTTAAACTCGTTTCGTATTTTCCCTGCTCCGTCCGTCTGGCTGTGGATTGGCCAGGTGTTGATTGGCAGCCAGTTGCCCCACCCCTTCGGCCTGACGCTGCATGAGGATAGGCTGTACTGGACGGACTGGCAGTCCAAGAGCATCCAGAGTGCGGACAAGCTCACCGGCCTGGGGCGGCGCACGCTGGCCGAGAACCTGGAGAACCTCATGGACATCCACATGTTCCACCGCCACCGCGAgacaggtgtgtttgtgggagggagagagggagagagggagagagagagagagagagggagagagggagagagggagagagagagagactttacaACTGTGTTTGAGGTCAAACTGTCGTCGCCGTTGGAAACCACCTTGCCTGTTTGCGATGGTAAACAGTAGATCCCGTTCCACCTCAAGATGTAAACACCTTCGGTTCGTTCAATCTCACGAAACCCCGGCGTCGGGGTCGGACCGCGCTCCAGGCGACGGGGGAATCGATCAAGCGTATTCGTCCTCTGTTATAATTCACACAACGAGCCGCCAGCCCATGCGCAGCAGGGCCGGCGGGCAGCTGACAGTAGTGGAGGGATTAGGGGCCAGGTAAACCGATCCCAGCCCACCCCGGCTCAGAGGGCAGACGACACCCCGGGTGCTAAATACCTAgcctctctcctttccctgATGTATagaaggtccccccccccccccccccccccccccctccccccaaccagGCCCTGGAATGCTTTTGTTCAGCTCGGCTCACCGCCTGCCAATCTCCTCGTCCATCTCCCCCTTATTCCACTCAGTATATCCATGTCTTTTTTACTTCGGTCAGATAGACTCAAAAATAGATATATGCATATGTTTAATAAATCGTTAACTCATCCGCATTGTCCGCCAGTATGGATATTGACCATATTTGAAGTTCTGTCTCACTATTGCCTTTTTTTaatatcgattttttttttgaactgacctatataatatatatctagatcaaaaaatatattctaTCTCTGTAGCTAACTTGAGATACTGAAGTTAGCAACAGTGATAGAGTGAACATCGctccacacatgcacgcagactgTGTCCCGGCTGGAGGAAATGCCACGgtgacatttacacacacatttatacgcTGTCGTATAAACATTTGTGTCCCGTCCCGCAGTGAGTAACCCGTGTGCTGTGAGCAACGGGGGCTGCAGCCACCTGTGTCtcctggccccccccccagtgaccTCCAGCTGTGCCTGTCCCACCGGCATCAACCTGCAGACAGACGGGAAGACCTGCACTCCCGGTACGACGCCAGCAGACAACTTTAACGACGCGAACCGAGTTCGGATTTTCTAGGATATAAATTGACATGTTAAGGGATTTAGTGTTAATGCTAAAatgctaaatggactgcatttatacagcactcTTCTTACCAGTGGCcattcaaagcgctttacaatattgcctaacattcagccattcatgcacacattcacacactctagctaggaagagccggggatcgaactagcaaccttccggtcacaAGCCAACCCacgctacctcctgagccacatgcagtatagttatatgtgtgtgtgtgtgtgtgtgtttgtgtgtgtttcaggaatGAGCAGCTTCCTGATCTTTGCCAGGAGGACAGACATCAGGATGGTGTCCCTGGACATCCCCTACTTTGCCGATGTGGTGCTGGCCGTCAACAGCACCATGAAGAACACCATCGCCATCGGAGTCGACCCCACGGAAGGTGTgtgtgcttccccccccccccccccctcctctttgcTCTGGCCTTTGAGGGGTGCATAATGATGAGTTGCACTGTCGGTGGGGTTGCATTTGACTGCAGTGGCGGTCGCAAACCCACCCCGAGTCTCCATGGTGACACACGATGTGCACAGGGGCCATCTGAACAAGCACCCCCTCTCAATCAGGCTATTTAGTTTtcttagagagtgtgtgtgtgtgtgtgtgtgtgtgtgtgtgtgtgtgtgtttgtgtttgggtatTTTCTTcctaattgtatttgtatttatttgtgacATTAAAAAGGCAAGGAATTCAACTGGGTGAACTAATATGTGCACAatggcgccccctgcaggaaAAGTGTATTGGTCCGACAGCACGCTGAAGAAGGTCAGCCGGGCCAACATGGACGGCAGCGAGCATGAGGAAATCATCGCCACTGGTGAGCTCTGCTCCAGGTTTACACTGTGACCAACACTAGTATGTTGTTTCTAATTATGCACCATTTCTCTCACCTTCAGCTTATGTCAAAAGgttcatttaaattaaattgcgTTTGTATCACCCTTAATCCCCAGtacagactcaaagtgcttaacaGGCCGTATATGTAtgaccccccctgaccctagccccccagagggcaagaaaaaactcccttaattagcaGGGAGGAAttcttgagaaggaacgcagacctccttccagggatgatcaggagtgcaatgggggccatcatttacattcacacacacacacacacacacacacacacacacacacacacacacacacacacacacacacacacacacacacacacacacacaacaaatacatgcatacagGCAAAACGTTTTAAACCGTTTTGCGATGGGGTGCTTGCCGGAGAGGGCATTCTTTGAGTTTCATTTTCACGCATAAATGAGCATAAACTGAGGCATCCTTCAAAAAGGTTGACAACATCTGCAGGTAACCTCTTCCTGCTCCCACTGTGTTCCCTGTCCTCACCGCGTCCCTGTCGTCACAGGCCTCATGACGACGGACGGCCTGGCGGTCGACGCGATCGGCCGGAAGATCTACTGGACTGACACGGGCACCAACCGCATCGAGGTGGCCAACCTGGACGGCTCCATGCGCAGGGTCCTGATCTGGCAGAACCTGGACAGCCCGCGGGCCATCGCGCTCTACAACGAGAAGGGGTGAGCACAGAGACACCTTGCGCACATCCCACTTTGGGTCGTACATCTACCGTCAGCGCTCTACAACGAGAAGGGGTGAGCACAGAGACACCTTGGACTGTACATCCCTGGGTTAAGGAGTTGGACCGGTAACCGGAGGGTTACAAAACatgtggacgggggggggagaagtTGTGCAGCACTCTCTTACGCCCtcatccacggatgaggtgccctcgggcaaggcacctgaaacccccacctgctccccagGCGCTGCACTGCGGCTGCACTGTCCACCTAGATGATGTGCGCTGGATAGTTCAgccaccagcctacccagtggaccgtggCAAAGGatgcttatctatccatcaggtctcgggttagggttagggttagtttggTGGCAAAATTCTTATAGGGGGAGCCAATAAGCTACACTGTAAGTTAAATGCACGACTTGGCCGCCCTTATGAATGAGTTAATGAGTTGCTAAAGTTGAGCAACGTTTGAGTGACTTATGAGCGAAAAATCGATAAACCTGTTTCCTGCCCTCGACTCTAAGACTTCTAGACGCGTTCTACTACTAGATCAGGTGGTTCCCTCTCCACGTCTTAACTCCGCTCTGTCCCCGGCGCCCAGGTACATGTACTGGACGGACTGGGGCGAGAACGCCAAGCTGGAGCGCGCCGCCATGGACGGCACGGACCGCGCTGTGTTGATCAGCAACAACCTGGGCTGGCCCAACGGCCTCGCCATCGACAGGGCCGGGGCCCAGCTGCTGTGGGCCGACGCCCACACTGAGGTCAGCCCCCCCCGGCCCTTCACCCCCCGCCATCCCAATACTGTGCACCCCCATGAGAGCGTAATAGGTTGAAACCGGTGTCCTCCCCTGTTTGTAGGACCCTtaactagggctgggcaataattCGATTACGATTATTAATCGCGATAAAACTCAACATTAGACATAAATGCTcgatattaaaaataaataaaaataaaataattgtatttacattattttcaaTAGGTTACAACAAGGCAAGCTACCTTATATTGTTCTGTTGGAAGCAGATAAAACACGTTTGTGAagttaaatgtttatatttaaatgtgatTTAAATGTTCCCTTATCACAAATATGGTTATAAACAAAAAAGTATGGTTTAACTAATGAACACTCTAGTTTCTTCAGGCTGCAGCAGTATCAAATCATATATCGTGATTAATATCGACATCGATCAATATCAAAAAGATAATCGTGataatattttttgcaatatcgcccagccctacccttAACCTTATTCAAAGTATTTAGTTGTTGTTGAGCATATTGAGAtaatttgaatagtttgagatGCAGGGTTTAAATAATGGATAataaatatgtaatatatatattcttaataCTTCTCATCACTTAAAAATTATCTGAATGAGATGAGATTCGTCGTAGTTCTATGATGACCGAAACCATTGGACTGCGCTGTACCAAACCAAGACGAAGGGGCAGCCCTGTCAATCCCAGTTTCCCACCAGTGTAACCACACACAACAATGCAGCCCCACGTCAACCACCCCCCTCCGCATGCTCAACGAAGAGGAGAAGGAACGCCGTTCACCCCCGGGGCGGTGAGTGTAACCCGCTGTCCCGCTGTGCTCTCCGCAGCGCATCGAGGCGTCCGACCTCAACGGGCTGAACCGCCGCACCCTGGTGTCCCCGGTGCAGCACCCGTACGGCATGACCCTCCTGGGGCCCCACATCTACTGGACCGACTGGCAGAGCCGCAGCATCCAGCGGGCCGACAAGGCCAGCGGGGCCAACGCCATCACCGTGGTCTCCAACCTGCCGGGGCTGATGGACATCCAGGCGGTCGACCGCGCCACACCGCTGGGTATGTCACCCCTCCGCCGCGAGTTTGACTCTAGGCGGGCTCTTTGGGGTGTCCTGCTCCAGCCATGGATTAAAGGACGGCTAAAGATGTGATGGACATATTACCCGGGAATCGTTGTTTTGGTTCCGAATGTCTGTTTTTATCCGTTTGGTAATTGGTAAATTGACTGTGTTTATgttgcgcttttctaaccagtggccgctcaaagcactttacaacactgcctgacattcacccgttcatgcacacattcacacaccgacggcggtgtcagccacgcagggcggcAGCCAGCGCGTCTGGAGGAGTGAGGTTTGGTTGGTGTCTTCTtcctcaaggacacctcgacactcaggagCCGggcatcgaactagcaaccttccggttaatagccaacccgctctacctcctgagccacaagGCCGCCAGAGAACTATCGTAATcctcttcaatctctctctctctctctctctctctctctctctctctctctctctctctctctctctccccctcccagcctTCAACAAGTGCGGGCGTATGAACGGCGGCTGCACCCACCTGTGCCTGCCGCGGCCCAACAGCACGTCCTGCGCCTGCCCCACCGGCGTACTGCTCAAGGGCGACGGCAGGTCGTGCGACGACTCGCCCGAGACCTACCTGCTGTTCTCCAACCGGGTGAGCGTGCGCCGCATCTCGCTGGACACCAACGACCACACGGACGTGCACGTGCCGGTGCCCGAGCTGCACAACGTCATCTCCCTGGACTACGACAGCGTGGACGGCAAGCTCTACTACACCGACGTCACGCTGGATGTCATCAGGTAgccacgcgcgcacgcacgcacgcacgcacgcacgcacgcgcgcgcacgcacgcacgcacgcacgcacgcacgcacgcacgcacacaagcacacacgcaaatCAAATCTGCATCGAACATCAACGCATACACTCTCCCCTCCATGACAACTAGGGTTTAATAAATGAAGAAATAGCAGTTTGAATATAGATTACACACATACTATGTTGTTTAAGggcccatgacatgccaccaggtgtgagtgtggttagacttcacactctcacctggtggcatgtcatgggacctttaaaaaatgTTGGCGCAGAGAGGCAAGAATGAGCCTTTGTCTAGGCACAGTGTGAGCTCGGCTAACATCAACGCATAAAGCCTCAATCTTTCCATAACCCCTACCCCATTATGAATGACGTGTATCATTCACTGTAATTTAGGTTGGATTGAGGCGCTTGCTTGATGGTTATTACCGCACCGTCACTAACAAACAAAATGGCcgcatcttctctctctcttcgtccaGACGTTCCAACCTGGACGGCACGGGCATGGAGACGGTGATCAGCCAGGGCCTGAAGACCACCGACGGTCTGGCGGTGGACTGGGTGGCCCGCAACATGTACTGGACCGACACCGGCCGCAACACCATCGAGGTGGCCCGGCTGGACGGCACCTGCCGCAAGGTCCTGGTCAACAACAGCCTGGACGAGCCCAGAGCCATCGCCGTCTTCCCCAGCAAAGGGTGAGACgaggggggcagtagggggcgctgtagggAGGGTGAGACACAGATTGAGCTCATTTGTGATATTTGTCGTAGCAAGGGAttcaataataacaacactgTGTTAGCAATGCTGAACCGCTATACGGAATAttataaaagaagaaaaaatgcaTCCAACTTGGAATTGGTTGCTTGTTTTTGACCTCATCGTCTCTTCATTGGTTTAACCCTCtagcctcctccctccacctccaggtaTCTGTTCTGGACGGACTGGGGACACATCGCCAAGATCGAGCGCTCCCATCTGGACGGCTCCGACCGCAAGGTCCTCATCAACACGGACCTGGGCTGGCCCAACGGGCTCACCTTGGACTATGACACGCgcaggtacgtgtgtgtgtgtgtgtgtgtgtgtgtgtggtgtgtgtctccaCTTGCACGACAGTGCTTGAGGTCAAACTGGAACTGTCGTCACCGgtggtgattgtgtgaatgtgtatgtttcTGCGACAAATGTGATCAAAGTAGTTTGTGAACATTAATATTGTTATCAAATTCCGGTGCTGACTTGTGTTTGATCATTCTCTGGCCAGCGGTCTCAGCATTGAGAGATCCGATCCATTCTTTAAACGCCCACAGCGTGTGTTGACCTCGGCGGTGTTTCTGTTCTCTGTCGCAGGATTTTCTGGGTGGACGCCCACCTCGACCGGATCGAGAGCTCGGACCTGAACGGGAAGCTGCGTCAAATCCTCGTCAGCCCTGTCTCGCACCCCTTTGCCCTCAcgcaggtacccccccccccccccccacccctctccccgaCGGGGCACCAACGCCCACTCGGCcgactcctccaccctctcctgtgctccctctcgcccctcactcctccactcaTCCAGCCACTGCGTTGTGACACCACTCTGTTGTGACGTGCCCACCTCGACACCCCTACTGAGAGCTCATTACAACGTAAACCATTCCTTCTCCTTTTCCATCTCTGACCTTCAtttttcttcccttctttttgtctccaacccccccccccccccccccccccccaccctgttctctttccctcttttcctccttgttccccacccctcccctcaccgGCTCCTTGTCCgtctgtgtctcctcctctttttCCCCTTCCTTTTCTtcgtctctgtgtttgtctctctctctctctctctctctctccccccttttcctcctctcccggTGTCCCCAGCCCAAGCCGGTTCCCTCCCCTCTAACCCCTTTCTCCCGACTCTCGCAGCAAGACCGCTGGATCTACTGGACGGACTGGCAGACCAAGTCCATCCAGCGCGTGGACAAACACGCCGGCCGCAGCAAGGAAACGGTGCTGGCCAACGTGGAGGGTCTCATGGACATCATAGTGGTGTCCCCTAACCGCCAGTCAGGTGAGGAGatggtggacccccccccccgaacaccGTCGCCCCCCGGTCTTAAAACGGCTCCAATCTTCAGGACGGATGACGTCATCCAGCGAGTTCAAGCTCCTCCCCATCACGGCCCTGCCGGGACACGGGGCCCaaggagttgtgtgtgtgtgtgtgtgtgtgtgtgtgtgtgtgttagtgtttgtgtttgtgtttctggtagtgggtgggtgtgtgttagtgagtgggtgggtgtggttCTGTGAGTGGTAgtggtcctctgtgtgtgtgtgtgtgtgtgtgtgtgtgtgtgtgtgtgtgtgtttggtagtggttgtgtgtttggtaatgtgtgtgtgttagtgtgtgggtATTAGGGCTTttctccgaacttcgttattcgaatataattagaatatgccgaattatatataaaattcgaacgaatattaggcagcccttaatattcgaacctgttatgggcaggccaagagggagagacgtcggagaacccgacgcagtctattcataatattgtaatgaccacggaagaggcagtgaatgaagtattgattagacagcgatttattagagacctaataaaccgttggaacgtgcaagaccatagcaacgccggtaaacaaacctcgcaaagcccaatccaggtcttactgaaggcatttaatggtcaaaatattattaataaatatttgaatatattcgaatattaatattagtaaacaaacgaacttcgaatatgatttttgggcaaaagtcaaagccctagtgggtatgtgcgcgtgtgggtGTATGCATGTGGTATTTTGTCTGCCTAGGTGGTGTGTGCCAcgtatgtgtgggtgtatgtgtgtgtgtgtgtgtgtgtgtgcgcttgcttTGAAAAAGGGCACGAGTCCAACGGTTGTTTGCAGATGCTGTGATAGGTCTGAACCGTGATTGTTCCTGGAGCTGCGGTctcttagggggggggggggtccaccggTAGAGAGGCACGTCACTGAACGGCTGCCGTCTGTCCCCAGGTTCCAACCTCTGCAGCGCCAACAACGGAGGCTGCACACACCTCTGCTTCGCCAAGACCAACAACTTTGTGTGCTCCTGCCCTGACGAGCCCGACGGCAGACCCTGCTCCACCAGTGAGTTGCtgttttgtgcgtttgtgtgtgtgtgtgtgtgtgtgtctatgcttgcgtttgtgtgtgtgtgtgtgtccgtctgtcggcctttctgtctgtctgtctgcgttggtgtgtgtgtgtgttcgctgtgattgcgtgggtgtctgtgtgtctgtctgtccgttttgtgtgtgtgtgtgtgtgtgtgtgtgtgtgtgtgcgtgtgcgtgtgcgcgtgcacgtgcatgtgcgcgtgtgtgcgtgtgtatgcgtgcaatAAATGTGATCAAGGTAGTTTGAACAATAATATTTGTATTGCGCTCCAATGCTGACTTGCATGTGTTCGATCAGTCTCAGGCTACGTCCCCACTCCGCCCACTAGAGGGGGCCACGTCACCCCTGCTTCCAAACTCCCCAAGGCAGCCTCCGACGCTCCACTGAACGGGCCGGTGCTTCATAAGTATGTCTCGTCTCAAACCAAATTCACCCCAACAGATGTTGGGTGTTTACTCTGTTCCGATTCTGGTGATGCTCCACTAAACAAAGCCCCTCAGTGCATACGCTTTGTTGATGCTTTACATCTCATCAAATACTTTGTTATTCAAAGTCGGCAGTTGTCATTTTCATTCATTGTGGATTCTGTGTCTTGCAGCTGCACCGACAAGAACCTGAACGTTGAAGGCTGCCTGCAGAGCAATGTGATCTCAGCTCCTCACGGTGAGTGACGGATCCGAGCTCCTGTTTCCATCACCAGCCTTAATCTGCATAATGCTAATGTCTTGTTGGCAATCAACCTGCGGGACGACCCTGTAACAAGCATCTGTGTCGCCTCTCCCAGGGGAAGGGCTTCACATCAGCTACGTGATTGGTGGAGTGCTGACCATCCTGGCTATTCTCATCCTCATCGCAGCCTTCATTATCTACAGGTGATTGCACCTCAACACCCCCTTGCTCGTCTCCCTTTCTCCATGAACAGTGCTTACCACTGCTTACATCTGTTCAGAATTACAATCAGAatattttattacatcttattgtacacaAGAAAGTAAACAACACAATTGTTAGGCTTGATTTCTCAACagtcacat
It encodes:
- the lrp4 gene encoding low-density lipoprotein receptor-related protein 4 isoform X4; translated protein: MPHGLQEGRPLQLCQKTDIRRISFDTEDMSDDVIPLADVRNAVALDWDSKEGYVYWTDVTTDSINRALWNATKQEVVVDTSLESPAGLAIDWVTDKLYWTDAGTDRIEVSNADGTMRTVLIWENLDRPRDIVVDPIGGLMYWTDWGANPKIERAGMDASDRLVIISSNLTWPNGLAIDYETQRLYWADAGTKVIEFGNFDGTDRQVLIGSQLPHPFGLTLHEDRLYWTDWQSKSIQSADKLTGLGRRTLAENLENLMDIHMFHRHRETVSNPCAVSNGGCSHLCLLAPPPVTSSCACPTGINLQTDGKTCTPGMSSFLIFARRTDIRMVSLDIPYFADVVLAVNSTMKNTIAIGVDPTEGKVYWSDSTLKKVSRANMDGSEHEEIIATGLMTTDGLAVDAIGRKIYWTDTGTNRIEVANLDGSMRRVLIWQNLDSPRAIALYNEKGYMYWTDWGENAKLERAAMDGTDRAVLISNNLGWPNGLAIDRAGAQLLWADAHTERIEASDLNGLNRRTLVSPVQHPYGMTLLGPHIYWTDWQSRSIQRADKASGANAITVVSNLPGLMDIQAVDRATPLAFNKCGRMNGGCTHLCLPRPNSTSCACPTGVLLKGDGRSCDDSPETYLLFSNRVSVRRISLDTNDHTDVHVPVPELHNVISLDYDSVDGKLYYTDVTLDVIRRSNLDGTGMETVISQGLKTTDGLAVDWVARNMYWTDTGRNTIEVARLDGTCRKVLVNNSLDEPRAIAVFPSKGYLFWTDWGHIAKIERSHLDGSDRKVLINTDLGWPNGLTLDYDTRRIFWVDAHLDRIESSDLNGKLRQILVSPVSHPFALTQPKPVPSPLTPFSRLSQQDRWIYWTDWQTKSIQRVDKHAGRSKETVLANVEGLMDIIVVSPNRQSGSNLCSANNGGCTHLCFAKTNNFVCSCPDEPDGRPCSTISGYVPTPPTRGGHVTPASKLPKAASDAPLNGPVLHNCTDKNLNVEGCLQSNVISAPHGEGLHISYVIGGVLTILAILILIAAFIIYRHKKSKFADPGVSNLTYSNPSYRTSTQEVKIEASQKPPIYNQLRYKKEGGVDGGYTKEKIRIVEGVCLLSTDDLYWDDLKQIKPSRGGLHTCMRTDTVSLQASSASLDDGETEQLLQEETSECSSVSTLTPSTVTPQRHTQHGLPDTGWASARKPSTESQV